One genomic window of Diospyros lotus cultivar Yz01 chromosome 8, ASM1463336v1, whole genome shotgun sequence includes the following:
- the LOC127808578 gene encoding uncharacterized protein LOC127808578, which translates to MEKIFDVLEHIPESLPKGCSEEGRVTWEEMRDQDLRVRTYILASMTNELQRQHEHMTDTRRMIMNLQELYGEHSWMVRYEIYNQLFKENMAEGTDVGDHVLKMVNLIGQLEVLDFYMDVELQIDLIFQLLLESFTLFILNFNMNKLE; encoded by the coding sequence ATGGAGAAAATTTTTGATGTCTTGGAACATATCCCTGAATCTCTTCCTAAGGGTTGTAGTGAGGAGGGAAGGGTTACATGGGAAGAAATGAGGGATCAAGACTTGAGGGTTAGGACGTATATTTTGGCATCTATGACCAATGAGCTCCAACGTCAACATGAACATATGACTGATACTCGTAGGATGATTATGAATCTGCAAGAGCTCTATGGGGAACATAGTTGGATGGTTAGATATGAGATATATAACCAATTATTCAAGGAAAATATGGCAGAAGGTACTGATGTGGGAGATCACGTGCTCAAGATGGTCAATTTGATTGGTCAACTTGAGGTACTGGATTTCTACATGGATGTCGAGCTGCAGATTGACCTTATCTTCCAGTTGCTCCTAGAATCTTTTACCCTATTTATTCTCAACTTTAACATGAACAAGCTTGAGTGA